A region of Solibacillus isronensis DNA encodes the following proteins:
- a CDS encoding thiamine pyrophosphate-binding protein, which produces MGKTERTVSELMLDQLYMFGVRRIYGVVGDATFGLIDALAKQDKIKYIAVKHESTAAFMASAEAKLTGGLGVCTATMGPGAANLINGLGDAHADRAPVLAITGQAESSKIGTEYPQYIDQQELVKPFAAYSANLANPDATIEVLQKAVRTSLGQRVVTHISIPKDIMMMPAKGEPRRLPDVIEGTSSFTNESLKHAADIMRTAKRPMILAGLGATSVSADLEKLADLWGAGILTSLGGKGLFDESSPLVLQGIGEGGNPYAADVFKQADVVLLAGTTWWPEGFVPTDARIIQIDRQLDKFVKEIPTELGIMGKTEEVIPILTESLQEFSRSEDWVAHLQQAKDKWAAQNEEEGNTQGYPVHPSRIIRAIDRTVAPDAILALDTGDNTVWTNRNFKQKDQSVLFSGYWRTMGFGLPAAMAAKLIKPEKQVVAIVGDGGLQMVLADLLTATRYELDITVVVLNNESLQMERDKLKVAKKEEVGVDLTNPDFVKLAEACGWKGLRPASDTELESVMEEALNTKGPTLVDISTAQVFFPETQ; this is translated from the coding sequence ATGGGAAAAACAGAGCGAACAGTTTCAGAATTGATGCTTGATCAATTGTATATGTTCGGAGTACGACGGATATATGGAGTAGTAGGTGATGCGACATTCGGACTGATCGATGCACTGGCAAAACAGGATAAAATTAAATACATTGCTGTCAAGCATGAGTCGACAGCTGCTTTTATGGCGTCTGCAGAAGCTAAACTGACTGGTGGTCTTGGCGTGTGTACTGCAACGATGGGACCAGGTGCAGCAAATCTTATAAATGGACTTGGTGATGCGCATGCAGACAGAGCGCCTGTACTTGCAATCACTGGTCAGGCCGAAAGTAGTAAAATCGGCACAGAATATCCGCAATATATTGACCAGCAGGAGCTTGTGAAGCCTTTTGCAGCTTATTCTGCAAATCTGGCTAACCCGGATGCGACGATTGAAGTTCTGCAAAAAGCAGTGCGAACATCTCTCGGACAAAGGGTTGTAACCCATATCTCGATACCAAAGGATATTATGATGATGCCTGCTAAAGGCGAGCCGCGTCGATTGCCGGATGTAATTGAAGGTACTTCCAGCTTTACTAATGAAAGTTTGAAACACGCAGCAGACATTATGAGAACAGCGAAGCGACCAATGATTCTAGCTGGTTTAGGTGCCACTTCTGTTTCAGCGGATTTGGAAAAACTGGCGGATTTATGGGGAGCCGGCATTCTAACAAGTTTAGGCGGAAAAGGTTTGTTTGATGAATCTTCACCGCTTGTTTTACAAGGGATTGGCGAAGGCGGGAATCCTTATGCTGCTGATGTATTTAAGCAGGCAGATGTAGTACTTCTTGCGGGCACGACTTGGTGGCCGGAAGGGTTTGTGCCAACGGATGCACGAATTATCCAGATCGATCGCCAATTAGATAAGTTTGTAAAAGAAATTCCGACAGAACTAGGAATCATGGGTAAAACAGAAGAAGTTATTCCAATTTTAACGGAGAGCCTGCAAGAATTCTCCCGCTCTGAGGACTGGGTGGCCCACTTACAGCAAGCAAAAGATAAATGGGCAGCGCAAAATGAAGAGGAGGGCAATACTCAAGGTTATCCTGTTCATCCTTCACGAATTATCCGTGCCATTGACCGAACAGTAGCACCGGATGCTATTCTCGCATTGGATACAGGAGATAATACAGTATGGACGAATCGTAACTTCAAACAAAAAGATCAATCTGTATTATTTTCCGGTTACTGGCGAACAATGGGCTTTGGTCTTCCAGCAGCAATGGCCGCCAAGCTCATCAAGCCAGAAAAACAAGTAGTGGCGATTGTAGGCGACGGAGGGCTTCAAATGGTGCTTGCAGATTTATTGACAGCAACTCGCTACGAACTTGATATTACGGTCGTTGTCTTAAATAATGAAAGTCTGCAAATGGAACGGGACAAGCTGAAAGTTGCGAAGAAAGAAGAAGTAGGAGTCGATTTAACCAACCCTGATTTTGTGAAATTGGCAGAAGCTTGCGGTTGGAAAGGATTACGACCTGCTTCAGATACCGAGCTGGAGTCTGTGATGGAAGAAGCACTCAATACGAAGGGTCCTACACTAGTGGATATCAGCACAGCACAAGTATTTTTCCCGGAAACACAATAA
- a CDS encoding ABC transporter permease, which produces MLTSLIVRNNKIFFRDRMLVFFSLLSVLISIGLFIVFLQKLQIDAISQVIEVTPAVELAVSQWMIAGILTMTAMTSTLAVFAIFVGDQESKRTADFLVTSASRFSIQISYVISSVMIGFIMTSIAFIVCEIYLLTLGAELPSIWKLLQLVGVIMLGVLLSAMINLVIVLLAKSAKAFSTVNSLVGTLIGFLCAVYVPMGVLPKAIQTVIHLFPVSHVAVLLRQLMMEDSLRTVFGNAEEAMDSYMLTYGVVYEIGGSILGVQSSVLFICSSIVGIAIFAAVLFRLQHK; this is translated from the coding sequence ATGCTGACGAGTTTAATTGTTCGCAATAATAAAATCTTCTTCCGGGACAGAATGCTCGTCTTTTTCTCGTTGCTGTCTGTCTTGATTTCAATCGGGTTATTTATTGTCTTTTTGCAGAAGCTGCAAATTGATGCCATTAGTCAGGTAATTGAAGTGACGCCTGCAGTTGAATTAGCTGTAAGTCAATGGATGATTGCCGGTATTTTAACAATGACAGCCATGACATCAACACTGGCAGTATTTGCGATATTCGTCGGTGATCAGGAATCAAAGCGTACAGCGGATTTTCTTGTAACATCCGCATCCCGGTTTTCAATTCAGATAAGCTATGTCATCAGCTCTGTCATGATCGGATTTATCATGACGTCTATTGCTTTTATTGTATGTGAAATATATTTATTGACGCTTGGTGCAGAGCTGCCGAGTATATGGAAGCTCTTGCAACTAGTCGGTGTCATTATGCTTGGCGTCTTGCTGAGTGCAATGATTAATTTAGTGATTGTACTTTTGGCGAAATCAGCAAAAGCATTTTCAACGGTAAATTCCCTGGTTGGTACACTAATTGGCTTCTTATGCGCAGTCTATGTTCCGATGGGGGTGCTGCCGAAAGCAATTCAAACAGTCATTCATTTATTTCCTGTCAGTCACGTCGCAGTATTGTTACGTCAACTTATGATGGAAGATTCTTTACGAACAGTGTTTGGAAATGCGGAAGAGGCAATGGATTCTTATATGTTAACTTACGGAGTTGTTTACGAAATAGGTGGCAGTATTTTAGGAGTGCAATCAAGTGTGTTATTTATTTGCAGTTCGATAGTTGGTATAGCTATTTTTGCAGCTGTTTTATTTCGCCTGCAGCATAAGTGA
- a CDS encoding dihydrofolate reductase family protein, translating into MADHTTKRRVILDLAITLDGLIEGKNGEIDWCIMDPEMNFNDFLNHVDTIFYGRKSYDLWGHYIPEEGGSETEKEMWDLVHSKQKYVFSRTQNGIGNEAIFINDNIREEVMKLKNTPGKDIWLYGGASLITTFINLGLVDEFRLSLHPVVLGEGKPLFIDIKERLNLKVVNTRTFTSGVVQIIYHYEGN; encoded by the coding sequence ATGGCAGATCATACAACTAAGAGAAGAGTAATTTTGGATTTGGCAATCACTTTAGATGGATTGATTGAAGGAAAAAATGGTGAAATCGATTGGTGCATTATGGACCCGGAAATGAACTTTAATGACTTTTTGAATCATGTTGATACAATTTTTTACGGAAGAAAAAGCTACGACTTATGGGGACACTATATTCCTGAAGAAGGGGGCTCAGAAACCGAAAAAGAAATGTGGGATTTGGTTCATAGTAAACAGAAATATGTGTTTTCCAGAACTCAAAATGGAATCGGCAATGAAGCAATATTTATAAATGATAACATCCGTGAAGAAGTGATGAAATTAAAGAATACACCTGGAAAAGATATTTGGCTATATGGCGGAGCAAGCCTCATTACTACTTTTATCAATTTAGGGCTTGTTGATGAATTCAGATTATCCCTTCATCCAGTCGTATTGGGAGAAGGAAAACCGCTGTTTATCGATATTAAAGAGAGGTTAAATTTAAAAGTCGTGAATACAAGAACATTCACTTCTGGTGTTGTACAAATCATTTATCATTATGAGGGTAACTAA
- a CDS encoding DUF3021 domain-containing protein, which produces MKNLIQSILISLCSSYFIIMLISLNSPNDYWMSETIVHQFFYAVILGIVIAVANQLYKLDWSMFVVLILHYAITVTAVFIIGYYGSWFDLNNGKSIFLLYARASVIYLIVWLYFYTDEKRVIRKINSQIQHRGE; this is translated from the coding sequence GTGAAAAATTTAATACAAAGCATTTTAATAAGTTTATGTTCTTCCTATTTCATCATCATGCTCATTTCATTAAATTCGCCGAATGATTACTGGATGAGTGAGACGATTGTACATCAGTTTTTCTATGCAGTCATTTTAGGAATTGTCATTGCAGTCGCAAATCAACTGTATAAATTGGACTGGTCAATGTTCGTTGTACTTATATTGCATTATGCAATTACTGTAACGGCAGTCTTTATCATAGGGTATTATGGCAGCTGGTTTGATCTTAATAACGGTAAATCCATCTTTTTATTATACGCTCGAGCTTCGGTTATTTATCTCATCGTTTGGCTGTATTTTTATACCGATGAAAAGCGTGTAATACGAAAAATCAACAGTCAAATTCAACATCGGGGTGAGTAA
- a CDS encoding SDR family oxidoreductase, translating into MGNPNLNDPRKKFHTEKFPDQEQSTPALQNEMSPKPDCGEKSYKGHSRLEGRNALITGGDSGIGRAAAIAYAREGANVAIQFFPGEEEDANEVKALIEEAGQKALLLPYDLREDGAATEMVKKAVEAFGGLDTLILNAGQQIAQKKLSDLTIKQVEDTFKVNVISMFEAVKAAEEHLEPGSAIITTTSVQSYNPSTFLMDYASTKGAISNFTVNLSAYFASKGVRVNGVAPGPIWTPLQLDNGQPDGKIPEFGQNAPLGRAGQPAELAPVYVLLASDEGSYITGQIYGVTGGEAIDL; encoded by the coding sequence ATGGGAAACCCAAACCTAAACGATCCACGAAAAAAATTTCATACGGAGAAATTCCCGGATCAAGAACAGAGTACTCCGGCGCTACAAAATGAAATGAGTCCTAAACCTGATTGTGGAGAAAAATCATATAAAGGGCATAGTCGTCTGGAAGGGCGAAATGCATTAATTACCGGTGGCGATTCCGGAATTGGTCGTGCTGCCGCGATTGCTTATGCACGCGAAGGAGCAAATGTCGCAATTCAGTTCTTCCCAGGTGAAGAAGAAGACGCAAATGAAGTAAAAGCATTAATCGAAGAAGCTGGTCAAAAAGCCTTGTTGCTACCATATGACTTGCGTGAAGATGGCGCGGCGACAGAAATGGTAAAAAAAGCGGTGGAAGCATTTGGAGGATTGGACACACTAATCCTGAATGCAGGACAGCAGATTGCACAAAAGAAACTAAGTGATTTAACAATCAAACAAGTAGAAGATACATTCAAAGTAAATGTTATCAGCATGTTTGAAGCTGTTAAAGCTGCTGAAGAACATTTGGAACCAGGAAGTGCGATTATTACGACGACATCGGTTCAATCGTACAATCCATCTACATTTTTAATGGACTATGCTTCTACAAAAGGTGCAATTAGCAACTTTACAGTAAACCTTTCTGCATACTTTGCTTCTAAAGGGGTACGTGTGAACGGAGTTGCGCCAGGCCCAATTTGGACACCGCTGCAGTTGGATAATGGACAACCGGATGGCAAAATCCCTGAATTTGGCCAAAATGCACCACTTGGTCGTGCAGGACAGCCGGCAGAGCTTGCCCCAGTATATGTCCTTCTAGCATCCGATGAAGGAAGCTATATTACCGGACAGATTTACGGGGTAACAGGCGGCGAAGCGATCGACTTATAA
- a CDS encoding phosphatase PAP2 family protein translates to MFHHIGETNFIFTIAIILCIFIWIYKKDYKLIGFVIVCVGGGYGLYQLLKHLIERPRPDIAEQFSTFSFPSEHAVHGLLYIFTIAYALNRLYTLNKSSLIVWIAAIILALLIGISRITEARHFASDVIAGWSLGYSWFILCVWLYKRSNDFKRSEKIPEI, encoded by the coding sequence ATGTTTCATCATATAGGTGAAACTAATTTTATTTTTACCATCGCAATCATTCTTTGTATCTTTATTTGGATTTACAAAAAAGACTATAAATTGATTGGGTTTGTTATTGTTTGTGTAGGTGGAGGATACGGGTTATATCAACTATTAAAACACCTAATTGAGAGGCCGCGTCCGGATATAGCGGAACAATTCTCCACATTTAGTTTTCCTTCAGAACATGCAGTACATGGTTTATTGTATATATTTACGATAGCATATGCACTAAACCGTCTTTACACATTAAACAAATCATCACTGATTGTTTGGATTGCAGCTATTATCTTAGCTTTACTAATTGGAATTTCCCGAATTACTGAGGCACGTCACTTCGCTTCAGATGTAATAGCCGGTTGGTCACTTGGCTATAGCTGGTTTATTCTTTGCGTATGGCTTTATAAGAGAAGCAATGATTTCAAACGTTCTGAAAAAATTCCGGAAATATAG
- a CDS encoding alkaline phosphatase, whose amino-acid sequence MKNKKKWFTYALAGTVAVSSLSVMQFNSEAEAKQAKKEPTNVIMLVMDGSSNNAVSLARWYKGESLAMDEILTGGVTTHSAESAITDSAPAGTALATGNKSNSGYVGVLPSVIDMPGVNGNPNDAFTPVANVLEGAKQLGKATGIVSTSEIQHATPASFSSHVTSRSNYDDIGEQQVYQNMDVILGGGYDYLKSENRNDGENLVSVIEEKGYDLLTTRDELLTTKSDKIYGSFAGSSMAYELDRTKTNPNEPSLAEMTSTAIDTLNKDKDGFFLMIEGSKIDWAAHANDPIGMVTDILSFDDAVNEALKFAKKDKNTMVIAVTDHGNSGITIGNENTNSTYDKINISNYINPLKKATMTVEGALSHLKADRSNLVEVAKLYGLDNLTAEETAALNATETKKLAGTLVNLLSKRADLGYTTGGHTGDDVFLYSYGPKRISGLVDNTDLAKEMANFMGIKLDKLTKDLYTNAEEELNGKGMTTSIDLSDKENAVLVVKKGSTTFEIPENKDIIIKKTTNKSGKVTTTEIQTNTISVYNESGFYISKETIKNLK is encoded by the coding sequence ATGAAGAACAAGAAAAAATGGTTTACTTATGCACTTGCGGGGACAGTAGCAGTATCATCACTTTCGGTTATGCAGTTCAATTCAGAGGCTGAAGCAAAACAGGCAAAAAAGGAGCCGACAAATGTCATCATGCTCGTGATGGACGGTTCCAGCAATAACGCTGTATCGTTAGCCCGCTGGTACAAAGGTGAAAGTCTTGCAATGGATGAAATTTTAACAGGTGGTGTGACAACTCATTCAGCCGAATCAGCTATTACAGATTCGGCACCAGCTGGAACGGCACTTGCTACTGGCAATAAATCAAACAGCGGGTATGTAGGGGTATTGCCATCTGTAATTGATATGCCAGGTGTTAACGGGAATCCGAACGATGCATTTACACCAGTTGCCAATGTGTTGGAAGGGGCGAAACAACTTGGCAAAGCAACAGGAATTGTTTCTACTTCCGAAATTCAACATGCGACACCAGCAAGCTTTTCTTCACATGTAACTTCTCGCAGTAACTATGACGATATCGGTGAACAGCAAGTGTATCAAAATATGGATGTCATTCTTGGCGGTGGATATGATTACTTAAAATCAGAAAACCGAAACGATGGCGAAAATCTAGTTAGCGTGATTGAAGAGAAAGGATATGACCTCCTAACGACACGCGATGAGTTATTAACGACTAAATCCGATAAAATTTACGGAAGTTTTGCAGGCAGTTCAATGGCTTACGAACTAGATCGTACGAAAACAAATCCAAATGAGCCCTCATTGGCAGAAATGACGTCAACAGCGATTGATACGCTGAACAAAGATAAAGATGGTTTCTTCCTTATGATCGAAGGCAGTAAAATTGACTGGGCGGCCCATGCGAATGATCCAATCGGAATGGTGACGGATATTTTGTCATTCGATGATGCGGTAAATGAAGCGTTGAAATTTGCAAAGAAAGACAAAAATACGATGGTAATTGCAGTAACAGACCACGGCAACAGCGGGATTACGATTGGTAATGAAAACACGAACTCTACATATGACAAAATTAATATTTCCAATTATATTAATCCATTGAAGAAGGCAACGATGACAGTGGAAGGCGCACTAAGCCACTTAAAGGCGGATCGTTCAAATTTAGTTGAAGTCGCTAAACTATACGGACTTGATAATTTAACTGCAGAGGAAACGGCTGCCCTGAACGCAACAGAAACGAAGAAGCTTGCCGGTACACTCGTTAATCTTTTATCAAAGCGAGCGGATTTAGGATACACTACTGGTGGACATACAGGTGATGACGTATTCCTGTACTCTTATGGACCAAAACGTATTTCCGGACTAGTGGACAATACCGATTTAGCAAAAGAAATGGCCAACTTCATGGGGATTAAATTGGATAAATTAACAAAGGATCTTTACACGAACGCAGAAGAAGAGCTGAATGGTAAAGGAATGACGACTTCAATCGACCTATCGGATAAGGAAAACGCGGTACTTGTTGTGAAGAAAGGTTCGACTACGTTTGAAATCCCTGAAAATAAGGACATAATCATTAAAAAAACAACGAATAAATCAGGTAAAGTAACAACAACTGAAATTCAAACAAATACAATCAGTGTATACAATGAAAGTGGATTCTATATTTCCAAAGAAACGATTAAGAATTTGAAATAA
- a CDS encoding ABC transporter ATP-binding protein, whose product MQVLIDVQQLTKRYREFEAVKGISFSVQKGALFAFLGNNGAGKSTSIEMLCTLLEKTSGKVSIDGHTLGTLKGNEAIRRTIGIVFQESILDHQLSVKENILHRGRFYRLPKPILQENYDFVQQYLQLADIEHKKYGSLSGGQRRRADIARAIIHKPKLLFLDEPTTGLDPLTRQFVWDTIERLRKEIGMTIFLTTHYMEEAAHADDIVIMKNGEIIAQGSPNELKALYAKDYLQFVLKPTAAIEEVTAFLPGLPQKQQDGWKVEVSSTISTIPILAQLEPYIASFEVIKGSLDQVFIETNEAGEEN is encoded by the coding sequence ATGCAAGTTTTGATTGATGTCCAACAATTAACAAAGAGATACCGGGAATTCGAAGCCGTAAAAGGGATTAGTTTTTCAGTGCAGAAAGGTGCGTTATTTGCATTTCTTGGAAATAATGGAGCGGGTAAATCTACTTCAATTGAAATGTTATGTACGCTTTTAGAGAAAACAAGCGGAAAGGTTTCAATCGATGGGCATACACTCGGTACACTGAAAGGCAATGAGGCGATCCGCCGAACGATAGGTATTGTTTTTCAGGAAAGTATTTTGGATCATCAATTGTCGGTGAAGGAAAATATCCTGCATCGTGGCCGTTTTTATCGTTTACCGAAGCCAATATTACAGGAGAATTATGATTTTGTGCAGCAGTATTTACAGCTTGCAGACATCGAGCATAAAAAATACGGTTCGCTTTCAGGCGGGCAGCGTCGTCGAGCAGATATTGCGCGGGCAATAATTCATAAGCCAAAGCTGTTATTTTTAGATGAGCCGACGACAGGACTCGATCCCTTAACACGTCAATTTGTTTGGGATACTATTGAGCGGTTGCGTAAGGAAATAGGCATGACCATATTTTTGACTACACATTATATGGAAGAGGCAGCACATGCAGATGATATTGTCATTATGAAAAATGGTGAAATTATTGCACAAGGTTCGCCGAATGAGTTAAAAGCGCTTTATGCGAAGGACTATTTGCAGTTTGTATTAAAGCCGACTGCTGCAATTGAAGAAGTTACAGCCTTTTTACCAGGGTTGCCTCAAAAGCAGCAAGACGGGTGGAAGGTTGAAGTGTCTTCTACAATTTCCACGATTCCGATTTTAGCACAACTCGAGCCATATATTGCATCATTTGAAGTAATTAAAGGTTCGCTTGACCAAGTATTTATTGAAACGAATGAAGCGGGGGAGGAAAACTAA
- a CDS encoding GNAT family N-acetyltransferase: MIRLNQSDFENLKSTLSKSNIICPTFAYSILDGYIQGTVYADSRFPKSVLIGTNSGIYFVGGEVDNLNFNNFLFELYRHRKNNKLRFSLFSTSEKWSSVIMSQLKDEIKQLSRFSFEHNFDKEIDRKVVLSSEYSIEKIDAEIINKSREFNEDYYKEYWGSTSNFIEMGFGFCILHNEKVISECTAIFSSLEFAEIDIITHKDYRGKGLAGIIATSFIKYCLKKSIIPKWDCDVSNDSSIILAGKLGFVTPIKYSIFV, encoded by the coding sequence GTGATAAGACTTAATCAAAGTGATTTTGAAAATTTAAAAAGTACTTTAAGCAAAAGTAATATAATTTGTCCGACTTTTGCATATTCAATTTTGGATGGCTATATACAAGGGACAGTTTATGCAGACTCTAGATTTCCTAAGTCAGTTCTGATTGGAACAAATTCAGGTATTTATTTTGTGGGAGGAGAGGTAGATAACTTGAATTTCAATAATTTTCTCTTTGAACTATATAGGCATAGGAAAAATAATAAATTACGTTTCAGTTTATTTTCTACATCGGAAAAATGGAGTAGTGTAATAATGAGTCAGTTAAAAGATGAAATAAAGCAACTGAGCAGATTTTCTTTTGAACATAATTTTGATAAAGAAATAGATAGAAAAGTGGTACTATCTAGTGAATATTCTATAGAAAAAATAGACGCAGAAATAATAAATAAAAGCAGGGAATTTAATGAGGATTACTATAAAGAATATTGGGGGTCCACATCAAATTTTATTGAAATGGGTTTTGGATTCTGCATTCTACATAATGAAAAAGTAATTAGTGAATGTACTGCAATTTTTTCTTCTTTAGAATTTGCAGAGATTGATATTATTACTCACAAAGATTATAGAGGAAAAGGATTAGCAGGTATAATCGCAACCTCATTTATAAAATATTGCTTGAAAAAAAGTATCATTCCTAAATGGGACTGTGATGTATCAAATGATTCTTCTATAATATTAGCAGGGAAATTAGGGTTTGTTACTCCTATTAAATATTCAATTTTTGTATAG
- a CDS encoding GNAT family N-acetyltransferase yields the protein MHVETERLLIRKFNMNDLQAVYEYTSDANVMKYIPKGVFTEKIAKEFIEQNMEDDAEKYAVILKGENTLIGHMFFGKYFGDHTYEIGWVFNPKFYNKGYATEAAHAMLQYAFEEMKLHRVIATCQPQNLPSYRVMEKIGMRREGYFKKCIPNGEEWWDEYYYAILGEEWK from the coding sequence ATGCACGTCGAAACTGAAAGATTATTAATACGGAAATTTAACATGAACGATTTACAGGCGGTATATGAATATACATCCGATGCCAATGTGATGAAATATATACCTAAAGGGGTTTTTACAGAAAAAATTGCAAAAGAATTTATCGAACAAAATATGGAGGATGATGCAGAAAAGTACGCGGTCATATTGAAAGGTGAAAACACTTTGATTGGGCATATGTTTTTCGGTAAATATTTTGGCGACCATACATATGAAATTGGCTGGGTATTCAATCCGAAATTTTATAATAAAGGCTATGCTACTGAAGCGGCTCACGCAATGTTACAATATGCCTTTGAAGAAATGAAGCTACATAGAGTGATCGCAACTTGCCAGCCGCAAAATCTGCCATCGTATCGTGTAATGGAGAAAATCGGCATGAGAAGGGAAGGCTATTTCAAAAAATGTATTCCAAACGGTGAAGAGTGGTGGGATGAATACTATTACGCGATATTGGGTGAAGAGTGGAAGTAA
- a CDS encoding LytTR family DNA-binding domain-containing protein: protein MKIHLHIEQQLSEIEVHVHAPEYDEQVAQLLKKLNQATKNDTVPGYIDGDIHLIKMQDVYSIYSEQGKVYIQTDEQELEVKQKLYELEERFTTQLIRVNKATLVHFEKIASIQSKVLGNPQLTLENGVTIPISRNYFKALKEAFGLGGSGK from the coding sequence ATGAAAATTCATTTACATATTGAGCAGCAGCTTTCGGAAATCGAAGTTCATGTGCATGCGCCAGAATACGATGAGCAAGTGGCACAGCTGCTGAAAAAGCTCAATCAAGCAACGAAAAATGATACAGTCCCGGGCTACATTGATGGGGATATTCATTTGATTAAAATGCAGGATGTGTACAGTATTTACAGCGAGCAAGGGAAAGTTTATATCCAGACGGATGAGCAGGAACTGGAAGTGAAACAAAAGCTTTATGAGCTGGAGGAACGATTTACAACACAGCTGATACGTGTCAATAAAGCGACACTTGTGCATTTCGAGAAAATTGCTTCGATCCAGTCGAAGGTGCTTGGCAACCCGCAACTTACGCTTGAAAATGGGGTCACGATTCCAATAAGCCGCAATTATTTTAAAGCGTTAAAAGAGGCATTCGGATTAGGGGGAAGTGGTAAGTGA
- a CDS encoding SMI1/KNR4 family protein, producing MTLWRTDVGDDIYRLNTLNDNVIKEAEELLNVELPEAYINLLKEQNGGYIEYNSIPCPSNQKLEDNTIDIDYIMGIGKDTGILDSSELIQEWELPENIVLFSGDGHSWFAFDYRIHKKNPPIILIDTESNIILSIATSFKQFLNQLYTEESVEFDPDGTVQVSKGSLLIAIEENNISDIIQSIDLLPFEIDFSIEWFSELLIKLSNHSNNEVRKSVSQATYSLMNELDTEKLSILATKFENDIDLDVKYYGTLVNEKLI from the coding sequence TTGACACTTTGGAGAACGGATGTTGGGGATGATATATACAGATTGAATACTCTAAATGATAATGTGATTAAAGAGGCTGAAGAACTATTAAATGTGGAACTTCCAGAAGCATATATAAATTTACTCAAGGAGCAAAATGGAGGTTATATTGAATATAACTCTATCCCTTGTCCCTCAAACCAAAAATTAGAGGATAATACAATTGATATCGATTACATAATGGGAATTGGTAAGGATACTGGTATTCTTGATTCCTCAGAGCTAATTCAGGAGTGGGAATTACCAGAAAATATTGTATTATTTAGTGGTGATGGCCATTCTTGGTTTGCATTTGATTATAGAATCCACAAGAAAAATCCACCTATTATTTTGATAGACACTGAATCGAATATAATTTTATCAATTGCTACTTCTTTTAAACAATTTTTAAATCAATTGTATACAGAAGAAAGTGTTGAATTTGATCCGGATGGTACTGTTCAAGTTTCAAAAGGAAGTTTATTAATTGCAATTGAAGAAAATAACATTTCAGATATTATTCAATCAATAGATTTATTACCCTTTGAAATTGATTTTAGTATTGAATGGTTTAGTGAATTACTAATAAAACTTTCTAATCATTCTAACAATGAAGTTAGAAAATCTGTCAGTCAAGCTACCTACTCTTTGATGAATGAGTTGGACACTGAAAAATTGTCTATACTTGCAACTAAGTTTGAGAACGATATAGATCTTGATGTTAAGTATTATGGCACTTTAGTTAATGAAAAATTGATTTAA